The following coding sequences lie in one Methanopyrus sp. SNP6 genomic window:
- a CDS encoding 4Fe-4S binding protein yields the protein MDPEFRVVVLGGKGGVGKTVFSIALAAELGVPLVDADVTEPDVPAYLELEVEEALGEIMARYAVRTDDCVGCGRCSEVCPWNAVEDPTACDGCGICAIACPEDAIEFESEVLGEIVRSRNPDLDLEVIHPESEPWVPELAHLIHRMVPRRPCVIDCPAGLGCPVVAALSHADVAVLVTAPDPAARHDFERARILVERFRIPAVTVLNRSDGSDGDFDVIVPESEDVLDAALRRDARALYRALRPYAREVVEEIRSEVSFQDA from the coding sequence TTGGATCCTGAGTTCAGGGTCGTCGTCTTGGGAGGGAAGGGCGGCGTGGGGAAGACGGTTTTCTCGATCGCCCTGGCGGCGGAGCTAGGGGTACCGCTGGTGGATGCCGACGTGACCGAACCCGACGTACCCGCGTACCTGGAACTGGAAGTCGAGGAAGCATTGGGAGAGATCATGGCCCGTTACGCGGTCAGAACCGACGATTGCGTCGGATGCGGGAGGTGCTCGGAAGTCTGCCCTTGGAACGCCGTCGAGGATCCCACGGCCTGCGACGGGTGCGGGATTTGCGCGATCGCCTGTCCCGAGGACGCGATCGAGTTCGAGTCGGAGGTTCTCGGTGAGATAGTCAGGTCGCGCAACCCGGACTTGGACCTCGAGGTGATCCATCCGGAGTCCGAGCCCTGGGTACCCGAGCTGGCGCACTTGATCCACAGGATGGTCCCTCGACGCCCGTGCGTGATCGACTGTCCGGCTGGGCTGGGATGTCCCGTGGTCGCGGCCCTCTCCCACGCCGACGTCGCGGTACTGGTAACAGCTCCGGACCCCGCGGCCCGTCACGACTTCGAGCGCGCCAGGATCCTGGTCGAGAGGTTCCGAATACCCGCCGTTACCGTCCTGAACCGGTCGGACGGATCGGACGGTGACTTCGACGTGATCGTCCCGGAGTCAGAGGACGTGCTGGACGCAGCGCTGCGAAGAGACGCGCGGGCGCTGTACCGGGCGCTCCGACCCTACGCGCGGGAGGTCGTCGAGGAGATCCGGTCCGAGGTATCGTTTCAGGACGCGTAA
- a CDS encoding RNA ligase partner protein has protein sequence MYKQRFVLDTTAFTDQGVVDELGEGDLCEAVTRILDLIGRARMELAISCYIPYPTVYRELKGFLERNGCPELLSRIDTWIVKKTPNRYDVKVPARLFMAYVKDMRERLDRGRKRAEKAIWEAALEAYEIMLREEADVPKERIIREVIGETVRRFRRKYRQTVRHGTLDSAPDLDVLLLAKELDAAVVASDEGIERWARELGLRFMPAGSFPDMIEEYLEMSKEVEG, from the coding sequence GTGTACAAACAACGGTTCGTGCTAGACACTACGGCGTTCACCGACCAGGGCGTGGTGGATGAGCTCGGAGAAGGTGACCTATGCGAGGCGGTGACTCGTATACTGGACTTGATCGGTAGGGCTCGGATGGAACTGGCCATCAGCTGCTACATCCCGTACCCCACGGTGTACAGGGAGCTAAAGGGGTTCCTGGAGCGGAACGGGTGTCCGGAGTTGTTGTCCAGGATCGACACGTGGATCGTAAAGAAGACCCCGAACCGGTACGATGTCAAGGTCCCGGCTCGGTTGTTCATGGCCTATGTGAAGGATATGAGGGAGCGGCTGGACCGTGGGAGGAAACGGGCCGAGAAGGCCATCTGGGAGGCGGCCCTGGAGGCGTACGAGATCATGTTACGTGAGGAGGCGGACGTGCCTAAGGAGCGGATCATCCGGGAGGTGATTGGGGAAACGGTGCGACGCTTCCGGCGGAAGTATCGTCAGACGGTGCGCCACGGGACGCTGGACAGCGCGCCGGATCTGGACGTGCTCCTGCTCGCGAAGGAATTGGACGCGGCCGTGGTGGCGAGTGACGAGGGTATCGAGCGGTGGGCCCGGGAGCTCGGGCTGCGTTTCATGCCCGCGGGTTCGTTCCCAGATATGATCGAGGAATACCTGGAAATGTCGAAGGAGGTGGAAGGATGA
- a CDS encoding thiamine pyrophosphate-dependent enzyme: protein MISFRLRPVFGVPGDDVARPYLRLAESDELVRTTREDAAVYAAIGAAEVSGEPAAALATRGPGVAVALAGLACALADRVPVLCATGEITERGFQSLVPSMASDGAELTVTDDPGEAARTLARSEPVLYVDPGFDPDEVSSELEGIEPAEPDPEDVERVRGLLEGERVAILVGRGCYRAQCGELVERLCGILEAPVVETMRGRGVVPEYHPRNVGVVGLRGWANDVIEEADVVLALGARLSERTRANLDWPTTVAIGFEVKDADEVVECDVRAFVEALLEDPPRTEPWDPKPSEPPGFDLELYRVVKAALKGWIGPATVDSGQITPTALLAARVSSPSEVIYSGSFCPMGFAIPAALGASARVPEMVLALTGDGGFMASFQELETAVREDLQIAVLVTRNGELGFTRQVMEEKEGRAAKMGLDADVPSIAESLGVEVEVIGKPDPDEVKRTLRDVEMSGETTVVVVELPHEDVPMPGSG, encoded by the coding sequence ATGATCTCGTTCCGGCTACGTCCGGTGTTCGGAGTGCCAGGGGACGACGTGGCCCGACCGTACCTGAGACTCGCGGAGAGTGACGAGCTGGTCCGGACCACGCGGGAGGACGCGGCCGTGTACGCGGCGATCGGGGCCGCCGAGGTTTCGGGCGAGCCTGCGGCTGCCCTGGCGACTCGAGGCCCTGGGGTGGCGGTCGCGCTGGCGGGGCTGGCGTGCGCGCTGGCCGATCGCGTGCCCGTGCTCTGCGCAACCGGGGAGATCACCGAACGCGGGTTCCAGTCGCTTGTACCCTCGATGGCGTCGGACGGCGCGGAACTCACGGTGACGGACGACCCGGGGGAAGCCGCGCGGACCCTAGCCCGCTCGGAGCCTGTACTGTACGTCGATCCGGGATTCGACCCGGACGAAGTCTCCTCGGAGCTTGAGGGGATCGAACCCGCCGAGCCGGATCCCGAGGACGTGGAGCGCGTCCGTGGGCTCCTGGAGGGCGAGCGCGTGGCGATCCTGGTGGGAAGGGGTTGTTACCGCGCGCAGTGCGGGGAGCTAGTGGAGCGGTTATGTGGGATCCTGGAGGCGCCGGTCGTGGAGACTATGCGCGGCCGAGGCGTGGTACCTGAGTACCATCCTCGTAATGTCGGGGTCGTGGGTCTCAGGGGCTGGGCGAACGACGTGATAGAGGAAGCCGACGTCGTGCTCGCACTGGGGGCCCGACTGTCGGAGCGGACGCGCGCGAACCTCGACTGGCCCACCACGGTCGCGATAGGTTTCGAGGTGAAGGACGCGGACGAGGTCGTGGAGTGTGACGTGCGGGCCTTCGTGGAAGCGCTGCTCGAGGATCCTCCGAGGACGGAACCATGGGACCCGAAGCCGAGTGAGCCGCCGGGCTTCGACCTCGAGCTGTACCGGGTCGTGAAAGCCGCCCTGAAGGGCTGGATCGGACCGGCTACGGTGGACTCGGGTCAGATTACCCCCACCGCGCTGTTGGCCGCTCGGGTTTCCTCCCCGTCCGAGGTGATCTACTCCGGGTCGTTCTGTCCTATGGGGTTCGCGATCCCGGCTGCGCTAGGGGCTTCGGCCCGAGTCCCCGAGATGGTGCTCGCCCTGACCGGAGACGGAGGGTTCATGGCCTCCTTCCAGGAGCTGGAGACGGCGGTCAGGGAGGACCTCCAGATCGCGGTGCTCGTCACCCGCAATGGGGAGCTCGGGTTTACCCGGCAGGTGATGGAAGAAAAGGAAGGTAGGGCGGCCAAGATGGGGCTGGACGCCGACGTTCCGAGTATAGCCGAGTCCTTGGGCGTCGAGGTCGAAGTGATCGGGAAACCGGACCCCGATGAGGTGAAAAGAACCCTCAGGGACGTGGAGATGAGTGGAGAAACCACCGTGGTGGTCGTCGAGCTCCCGCACGAGGACGTCCCGATGCCAGGGTCGGGATGA
- a CDS encoding YraN family protein, producing the protein MVGHPPAESGGGPLLRRGKSAEEIATSILRKEGFEVVARNYRVELENELVAEIDIVAEKDGERYAVEVKAGTVGVDAVRQAYVAAELTGYRPLVMGRRVHPSAEALADHLGVEVREFSEFVEVEPVDELGAVVSDLLQDKMLGLLSAASNVSWEDLYVAFQGDLRRVTELVRVRDRSQAEDLVEALAFLKLMASDTVGAVKGVEGDEFLLELDPRVRVPDGTTLVVLNRWGSPAFVVAEPVSVGTHRARMRSWEGEVETGERVVYLGEVEG; encoded by the coding sequence ATGGTCGGACATCCGCCTGCCGAGTCGGGCGGTGGTCCGTTGCTCCGCCGCGGTAAGAGCGCCGAGGAGATCGCGACCTCGATCCTGCGGAAGGAAGGCTTCGAGGTCGTGGCTAGGAACTACCGGGTGGAGCTGGAGAACGAGCTGGTCGCTGAGATCGACATCGTGGCGGAGAAGGATGGGGAGCGGTACGCCGTCGAGGTGAAGGCCGGAACGGTGGGCGTGGACGCGGTGAGGCAAGCGTACGTGGCGGCGGAGCTCACGGGTTATCGGCCGCTCGTGATGGGGAGGCGGGTACACCCGTCAGCGGAGGCGCTCGCGGACCACCTCGGGGTTGAGGTACGGGAGTTCTCCGAGTTCGTGGAGGTCGAGCCGGTGGACGAGCTGGGAGCGGTAGTGTCGGACTTACTTCAGGATAAGATGTTGGGACTACTCTCCGCCGCCTCGAACGTGTCGTGGGAGGATCTCTACGTAGCCTTCCAGGGCGACCTAAGGCGGGTTACGGAGCTGGTCCGGGTTCGGGACCGCTCCCAGGCCGAAGATCTGGTTGAGGCGCTGGCCTTCCTGAAGCTCATGGCCTCGGACACCGTGGGGGCCGTCAAAGGGGTCGAAGGGGACGAATTCCTGCTGGAGCTGGACCCCAGGGTGAGGGTCCCGGACGGTACGACGCTCGTCGTGTTGAACCGGTGGGGATCCCCGGCGTTCGTCGTCGCCGAGCCGGTGAGCGTAGGGACGCACCGGGCGAGGATGCGCTCGTGGGAGGGGGAAGTCGAGACGGGTGAGCGCGTGGTCTACCTGGGCGAGGTGGAGGGCTGA